The DNA window GCCACCTGTGCATGGCGATGCGCGGCGTGGAGCAGAAGAACGCCGACGTCGTCACCGCGTACGCCCTCGGTGTCATGAAAACCGACCCCGCATTTGCCGAAGAATTTCGCGCCTCCGTGACCGGCCGCTCGGGCCGCTAAGCACCCTACACGCGAACCTCTATATAAAGGAGAAGGCAGGAAACAATGTCGATCAAGCCCGACAAGTGGATTACCCGCATGGTCAAGGAAACCCGCATGATCGAGCCGTATCAGGAGTCCCAGGTCAAAGACGGCCAAGTATCGTTCGGTGTGTCGTCGTACGGCTACGACATTCGCATCGCCGACGAGTTCAAGATCTTCACCAATATCAATACGACCGTCGTCGACCCCAAGAACTTCGATCCCAAGTCGTTCGTCGACTACAAAGGACCCGTCGCCATCATTCCGCCCAACTCCTTCGCGCTCGGGCGCAGCGTCGAGTACTTCCGCATCCCGCGCAACGTGCTCACCATTTGTGTCGGCAAGTCCACCTACGCGCGCTGCGGC is part of the Candidatus Methylomirabilota bacterium genome and encodes:
- the dcd gene encoding dCTP deaminase; translation: MSIKPDKWITRMVKETRMIEPYQESQVKDGQVSFGVSSYGYDIRIADEFKIFTNINTTVVDPKNFDPKSFVDYKGPVAIIPPNSFALGRSVEYFRIPRNVLTICVGKSTYARCGIITTVTPFEPEWEGYVTLEISNTTPLPAKIYANEGIAQVLFFESDEACLTSYADRQGKYQGQQGIVLPTV